AAATACAAAAGGGCAGCGAGCCTATAAGAACACCCCCCTTAATTCCATTCAAAGGATGAATGTACCGGGTAGAAACAAATTTCTTTCGTTTCCTTCTTTCATCTGTAATAATTACATACATCGTTGCAAAAGGGGGCAGATCAATGACAAACCAAACAACAGTTAAACCTTTATTTAAAGCTTTTACTAGTGATAAATTAAATCTTCCAAATCGTACCGTAATGGCACCGATGACACGTGGATTCTCACCTGGGAACATTCCTAATGAGGAAGTGGCGGCGTACTATCGTAGACGTGCTGAGAATGAAGTCGGATTGATTATTACAGAAGGAACGGGAATTGACCAACCAGCTTCTGTATCTGGAGCGAATATTCCTGTCTTTCATGGAGAAAAGGCGTTGAACGGCTGGGCTAATGTTGTAAAAGAAGTACATGAAGCGGGCGGTAAAATTGCCCCTCAGCTGTGGCATGTAGGAATGACTCGCAGCAAAGGAGATCTTCCAAATAAAGAGGCAAGTCCGGTGGGTCCCTCAGGGCTAAGCTTGGATGGGGAGAAGGTGAACGAAGCATTATCTACAGAAGAAGTAGAGGCTTTGGTGGAATCCTATGCCAAAGCAGCAGCAGATGCGAAGCGCCTTGGCTTTGATGCTATTGAAATCCACGGTGCGCATGGTTACTTAATCGACCAGTTCTTCTGGGAAAACACAAATAAACGCACGGACCGCTATGGCGGTGATTTCGTTGAGCGCACTCGGTTTGCTAGAGAGATCGTAGAAGCGTGCCGTCGTGAAGTCGGGGAAGATTTTCCCATCATTTTCCGATTCTCCCAATGGAAGATGAATGATTTCCAAGCGAAATTGGTCAACAATCCCGATGAGTTAGAACGCTTCTTACAGCCGCTTGTTGAAGCCGGGGTCGATATTTTCCACTGCTCCACACGCAGGTTCTGGGAACCTGAATTTGAGGGTTCCAGCCTGAATCTTGCAGGCTGGACAAAAAAACTGTCAGGCAAACCAGTCATTGCTGTAGGTTCTGTAGGACTAGATGGTGTCTTTACGGACTTTTCAGGTGCTGGAACAGCTAGTCTTGACGATTTAGTGGACAAACTTGATCGTGATGAGTTCGACCTTGTGGCTATCGGCCGTTCGTTATTAATGGACCCTGAATGGGTGAAGAAAGTGCATGAAGGTCAAGCGGATGATCTGTCAGCCTTTAATAAAGAAGCGCTCCAAAAACTATATTAATCATAAATAATGAATACAGCGCCCTTATAAAAGGGCGTCTTTTTTTGTCCTCTCTTACGTAAATCCCCTTCAATTTTGAAATTAAATTTTTCATTATAAGACCTTCTACAGCTGTTGCCCTAGGTATTTTTCAAGTTAGGCACAGTTGGATATTATTATTATAAGTAAGGCGATTATTTAATACATCTAACATTGTTATAATGGGGTTAAAAAGAGGAAGGGGAATTCGAAGTGTGTGAGGGCTTACTTCATCATGTAGAAATTTATGTTTCTAATTTAGAGAAGTCAGAATCATTTTGGGGCTGGTTTTTGGAAGAGTTAGGTTACAGATCCTATCAAAAATGGGGGAGGGACAAAGCTGGAAGTTAGGGGAAACTTATTTAGTATTAGTCCAAACAGAAACTAAATTTTTAGACGTTCCTTACCACAGGTGCAGGACGGGTTTAAATCATTTAGCTTTTCACGCTTATTCACGAGAAAGAGTAGATGAAATGACACAGATGCTTAAGGAGAGAGGGATAAATATTTTATACGAAAACCAACATCCTTTTGCAGGCGGTGAGGATTATTATGCGGTTTATTTTGAAGATCCCGACAGGATAAAAGTTGAATTTGTTGCACCATCATAATACATTCTTCCTTCAATTTAAGTCTTCAATGATAAGGAGATATAATATGAAAGAAAATTTAAAATTTGCTTGGATTGCTTCCTGGTTTGCACTCGTTGGACAATTACTTTTTTTTATTGGAGTTTCGATTTTCACTGGAGATTGGCGTTACGTGATGTGGAGTTTTATGGTGAGTATGGCTGTAGGAATTCCAAGTATGATTCACACAAGGAGAGCTCAGAAGGCGAACAAAAGTATAAAGACTTTGTAGACATAATATCATATTTAAAGCAAAGGGAACCTATGTTATTGAGGTTCCCTTTTTTAATTCAAACAATGTACTGAAAGTAATAGCGTTACCGATGTTTTTTAAGAATTAGAGGAGCATGATCATGTTTCTTTCATAATATGACGAAACACGAATGGAGCGAATAAAGAGAAAAGAAGTACACTTAACGTGAGCCACCACCCGATTGAGTTAAATGTGGCTTCAGGGATAATAAATGTGTATCCCAAATAAGATAAGAACAAAATTCCTTGAAGTACCTTCAATGTTTTTGCATCAGCTTCATTTTTCTCGGCTACAAGTCTCTCATCAGTTTCGGAGACCATCATTTTTGGATTCTTTTTTATTTTCATCAGTTTAAGAAAGGCAGCAAGTGATGCACTGAAAGGAATAAGCGATAAGGCTAAAAAAGCTTTGTTGTTAGTAAAAAACACGTCGGTTGTTTCGAATATTACCCAGATGGCAAAAAGAGCGAAGCTGACAAATAACGATACACCAATCGTCCATTTTGTTTCCTTAACTAACTTTTCTGCACTCATCAATCATTCCTCCCAGAATAAATCATCTAAAGTTTTATTTAAAGCTTTACATATGGCCGTACACAATTTCAGACTCGGGTTATAATTTCCAGCTTCGATTAGATTAATGGTTTGCCTTGTAACTCCGACTAAATCTGCTAAATTTTCCTGGGATACATCAGCTTCGACACGGGCGATCTTCATTTTTTTGTTTTTCAAAAAAACTCATCTCCTCCTTCTACATTTATATTATTCAATACATTACAAAATGTCAATTATATTTTACATTATGTAATGTATTTTGCTTGATTCCACCTTGGCTCGTTCCATTAATAACATGTTCCAGAAGCTTAAAAGTTTTACGTTAACTAACGAAATCGTTCGTTGATGCAAGAAAATAAATAATAAAAACATCCCCCTTCCTTACAAACCAGTAGGAAGGGGGATGTTTACTATTCATTCAACAAATTTAAAAATTGACGGGCGCGTTCATTTTTTGAGTACGAAAAGACTTCTTCTGGATGACCTCGTTCCAGGATATGTCCGCCATCCATGAAGAGAACTTCGTCGGCTACTTCTCTGGCAAAGTTCATTTCATGGGTTACGATCACCATCGTCATCCCTTCTTGAGCTAACTGCTTCATGACTTGTAGAACTTCACCGACCAGTTCTGGATCAAGAGAGGAAGTAGGCTCATCAAAGAGCATGACCTCAGGATTCATTGCGAGGGCACGAGCGATGCCCACTCGCTGCTGCTGACCTCCGGAGAGCTGATAGGGATAGTAATCTACTTTGTCTCCGAGTCCAACTTTTCTTAAAAGCTCTACAGCCTCAGGATGAACATCTCTTTTGTTCCTTTTTTGCACCGTCACCGGGCCTTCTAAGACATTTTCCAAAGCTGTAAGATGAGGAAAAAGATTATACGTTTGGAACACCATGCCAGTTTGACGCCTGATAGCACTGATATCTTTCCTTAGAACCTTCTGTGAAAAGTCGATGGACTGATTATTGATTTCCAGAACCCCTTTGGAAGGGGTTTCTAGTATGTTCAGACAACGCAGCAAAGTAGTCTTCCCAGAACCAGAAGGTCCAATGACTACAATCACTTTTCCTTTGGCAATATTTAAATCGATACCCTTAAGCACTTCTAGTGTACCGAAGTTAATGTGTAAATCTTTAATTGATAACATTTGGAAGCTCCTCATGTTTTAACATATCGATTAAGACGGTTTTCCATTTGGTCTTGAATAAGAGACAGAATAAAGCATAATACCCAATAGATAAATGCCGCTTCCGTATACAATAGTAAAGGCTCATAAGTG
This Halobacillus salinarum DNA region includes the following protein-coding sequences:
- a CDS encoding NADH:flavin oxidoreductase, with amino-acid sequence MTNQTTVKPLFKAFTSDKLNLPNRTVMAPMTRGFSPGNIPNEEVAAYYRRRAENEVGLIITEGTGIDQPASVSGANIPVFHGEKALNGWANVVKEVHEAGGKIAPQLWHVGMTRSKGDLPNKEASPVGPSGLSLDGEKVNEALSTEEVEALVESYAKAAADAKRLGFDAIEIHGAHGYLIDQFFWENTNKRTDRYGGDFVERTRFAREIVEACRREVGEDFPIIFRFSQWKMNDFQAKLVNNPDELERFLQPLVEAGVDIFHCSTRRFWEPEFEGSSLNLAGWTKKLSGKPVIAVGSVGLDGVFTDFSGAGTASLDDLVDKLDRDEFDLVAIGRSLLMDPEWVKKVHEGQADDLSAFNKEALQKLY
- a CDS encoding helix-turn-helix transcriptional regulator, which encodes MKNKKMKIARVEADVSQENLADLVGVTRQTINLIEAGNYNPSLKLCTAICKALNKTLDDLFWEE
- a CDS encoding amino acid ABC transporter ATP-binding protein encodes the protein MLSIKDLHINFGTLEVLKGIDLNIAKGKVIVVIGPSGSGKTTLLRCLNILETPSKGVLEINNQSIDFSQKVLRKDISAIRRQTGMVFQTYNLFPHLTALENVLEGPVTVQKRNKRDVHPEAVELLRKVGLGDKVDYYPYQLSGGQQQRVGIARALAMNPEVMLFDEPTSSLDPELVGEVLQVMKQLAQEGMTMVIVTHEMNFAREVADEVLFMDGGHILERGHPEEVFSYSKNERARQFLNLLNE